One stretch of Zhihengliuella flava DNA includes these proteins:
- a CDS encoding DUF3180 domain-containing protein — MSQLRPKILAILALALAVLGVVADRLTQTNGLAAPVLHSTSLITLGAVTVVVFLLGLRVRAYQRQREQWREQERRRRASGAREGHAASLAGEPVEISPVLAARTLVLAQAIAYAGAVIFGWHAGVAIDLLLAAGPGSNSVTLSLMMMGASVVMTVVGWVVELFCRVPPDDQAGAGSEATTEGEADGNGPGYAAER, encoded by the coding sequence GTGAGCCAGCTCCGCCCGAAGATCCTGGCGATCCTCGCCCTCGCGCTGGCGGTCCTCGGCGTCGTTGCCGATCGCCTCACGCAGACCAATGGCCTCGCCGCTCCCGTGTTGCATTCAACGAGCCTCATCACGCTGGGGGCCGTCACCGTCGTCGTCTTCCTGCTGGGCTTGCGGGTGCGCGCCTATCAGCGCCAGCGGGAGCAGTGGCGCGAACAAGAACGACGCCGCCGCGCGTCCGGCGCGCGCGAGGGCCACGCAGCGTCCCTCGCCGGGGAGCCGGTCGAGATTAGCCCGGTGCTCGCGGCCCGGACGCTGGTGCTGGCCCAAGCCATTGCCTACGCCGGGGCCGTGATCTTCGGCTGGCACGCCGGTGTGGCCATCGACCTGCTGCTTGCGGCCGGCCCCGGCTCGAATTCCGTCACGCTGTCGCTGATGATGATGGGTGCATCCGTTGTCATGACTGTGGTGGGATGGGTCGTGGAACTGTTCTGCCGCGTTCCGCCGGACGATCAGGCGGGTGCGGGCAGCGAGGCAACAACAGAGGGGGAGGCCGATGGAAACGGACCGGGCTACGCAGCCGAGCGCTGA
- a CDS encoding PH domain-containing protein, with product MDARHIDPEGVTWSRVDEKYVTVRALGVAISGLIWLAITAVPLVLALTGVWGGYPRWLAWTLPGVALIWTLIDLLITRRRVRAIGYAERENDLLVRQGILFRKVLVVPYGRMQYVDVQMGPVDRAFGLCKVQLHTAAASVTATIPGVKAAEGARLREQLSDRGEARLAGL from the coding sequence ATTGACGCCCGCCACATCGACCCGGAGGGCGTCACGTGGAGCCGCGTGGACGAGAAGTATGTGACCGTCCGCGCCCTCGGCGTGGCCATCTCCGGCCTGATCTGGCTGGCGATTACCGCGGTGCCCCTCGTCCTGGCCCTGACCGGCGTCTGGGGCGGTTACCCGCGCTGGCTGGCGTGGACGCTGCCGGGCGTGGCCTTGATCTGGACCCTGATTGACCTGCTCATCACGCGCCGCCGCGTCCGCGCGATCGGTTACGCGGAGCGGGAGAACGATTTGCTGGTCCGCCAGGGCATCCTCTTCCGCAAGGTCCTCGTGGTCCCCTACGGCCGCATGCAGTACGTCGACGTGCAGATGGGTCCGGTGGACCGCGCCTTCGGGCTGTGCAAGGTCCAGCTGCACACGGCGGCGGCGAGCGTCACCGCCACCATTCCCGGGGTGAAGGCAGCGGAGGGCGCGCGTCTGCGCGAGCAGCTCTCGGACCGCGGTGAGGCAAGGCTGGCCGGGCTGTGA